One window from the genome of Cronobacter malonaticus LMG 23826 encodes:
- a CDS encoding KAP family P-loop NTPase fold protein gives MAAGTELSRAGFEGPVIKAEDDRYGFSAIADGLARSICELDENISTVIGIEGKWGSGKTSLLNLLTARLRQKAPAATEIVPFSPWLISPDESPVTSLLLTIAGRLAKYETAAQADIRNVTTVTGTLVNYAQQTSRRLAPVARLAGKLGVPGLGIAADVMETLGETDLQQRQKTAAELRAELENKITGLGISFIIVIDDLDRLEPAQAVEILRMVRSVADFSRFRYVMCYDREVLAHAVEHGLGVPDGRLYLQKIIPLSFALPRPESFTLRRQFRESALLIWREVSGREPDAHSERLLALFVEVYGERLSTPREVNHALNAIRFRYHGLRDYVYFPDLCLLQLINTVNPEFAAWTEDYLTAWSVVVSRDGSVGEEETKVLTDRLFTALEKFGASRAASPWELLTWLPGITGFDREHLRMFESQRPAEAEQATNQRRLGSSTYWRYYFSFSAPQNVMSDADIQQIIELAASDYSALEARLLDSVTDNGISSRTWFEHILTRLTPGLTENSGDMVQRNLLTFFFRCSDRILPFYRERNLFFRQEDIGIDSLVTQLIQQLMSGRRRETVRFISRLFRKAEAFAWAALYLRDFLRKHSAQGTNKTEPFTAEEAEQLRLALTTRLKETRIRKELSQVPYLSIFLSAWAELAGDEVVREWACEISLTDRAFLQMLLNLRTPVSSSNRGQYLKLNLDHVSRFLGVPVRERLRDIKAQQIPALSGMTAAIEDAIRMNEEH, from the coding sequence GAAGATGACCGCTATGGTTTTTCAGCCATTGCGGACGGGCTGGCCCGGAGCATTTGCGAACTGGATGAAAATATCAGCACCGTTATCGGTATCGAGGGCAAATGGGGATCAGGGAAAACGAGTCTCCTTAACCTGCTGACTGCCCGGCTCAGACAGAAGGCTCCGGCTGCTACCGAAATCGTGCCGTTTTCACCGTGGCTTATTTCTCCGGACGAGAGTCCGGTAACGTCGTTGTTGCTGACCATTGCGGGCAGGCTGGCGAAGTATGAAACCGCGGCTCAGGCGGATATACGTAACGTGACGACGGTAACCGGTACGCTGGTTAACTATGCGCAGCAGACCTCCCGCAGGCTTGCCCCGGTTGCTCGTCTGGCCGGTAAATTAGGCGTGCCCGGATTGGGGATTGCCGCCGATGTGATGGAGACGCTGGGAGAGACAGACCTGCAACAACGGCAGAAAACGGCAGCAGAACTGCGCGCAGAGCTTGAAAATAAAATCACAGGCCTTGGGATCAGTTTTATCATCGTTATTGACGATCTGGACAGACTGGAGCCCGCCCAGGCGGTCGAAATATTACGTATGGTTCGTTCAGTGGCTGATTTCTCCAGGTTTCGCTATGTCATGTGTTATGACAGGGAGGTGCTGGCACATGCTGTTGAACACGGGCTGGGGGTACCGGACGGACGGCTTTATCTGCAGAAAATAATCCCGCTGTCATTTGCTCTTCCCCGACCGGAGAGCTTTACCCTGCGTCGGCAGTTTCGTGAAAGCGCCCTTCTAATATGGCGCGAGGTCAGCGGGCGTGAGCCTGATGCACACAGTGAGCGGTTGCTGGCGCTATTTGTCGAGGTCTACGGAGAGCGGCTTTCCACCCCACGGGAAGTAAACCATGCACTCAATGCCATACGTTTCCGGTACCACGGACTGCGGGATTATGTGTATTTTCCTGATTTGTGTCTTCTGCAGCTTATTAATACCGTAAATCCTGAGTTTGCCGCCTGGACTGAAGATTACCTGACCGCGTGGTCAGTGGTTGTCAGTCGTGACGGTTCGGTTGGGGAGGAAGAGACGAAGGTACTGACCGACAGGCTTTTCACCGCACTGGAGAAGTTCGGAGCATCCAGGGCCGCTTCTCCGTGGGAACTGCTTACGTGGCTGCCAGGCATTACCGGATTTGACAGAGAGCACCTGCGGATGTTTGAAAGCCAGCGTCCGGCCGAGGCGGAGCAGGCCACAAATCAGCGCCGGCTGGGGAGCAGTACCTACTGGCGCTATTATTTTTCATTTTCAGCTCCTCAGAACGTGATGTCTGACGCCGATATTCAGCAGATTATTGAGCTTGCGGCCAGTGATTATTCTGCGCTGGAAGCACGCCTTTTGGATAGCGTTACGGATAACGGCATATCCTCCCGAACCTGGTTTGAGCATATCCTGACGCGCCTCACTCCTGGGCTCACAGAAAATTCAGGTGACATGGTTCAGCGCAATCTTCTGACGTTCTTTTTCCGCTGTAGCGATCGCATCCTGCCCTTTTATCGTGAAAGAAATCTTTTTTTTCGTCAGGAAGACATCGGTATCGACTCACTCGTCACGCAGCTGATACAACAGCTGATGTCAGGGAGACGCAGGGAGACGGTACGTTTTATTTCCCGTCTTTTCCGTAAGGCAGAAGCCTTTGCATGGGCCGCATTATATCTGCGTGATTTTCTGCGGAAGCACAGCGCACAAGGCACGAATAAGACAGAACCTTTTACTGCCGAGGAGGCAGAGCAGCTACGCCTGGCGTTAACTACACGGCTTAAAGAAACGCGGATCCGGAAAGAACTGTCACAAGTTCCTTACCTGTCAATTTTCCTGTCAGCATGGGCCGAGCTTGCGGGCGATGAAGTTGTCAGAGAGTGGGCCTGCGAAATCAGTCTGACCGACAGGGCTTTTCTGCAGATGTTGCTTAACCTCAGAACGCCTGTCAGCAGCAGCAACCGGGGTCAGTACCTGAAGCTTAACCTTGATCATGTGAGCCGTTTTTTAGGTGTGCCTGTGCGGGAAAGATTACGCGACATAAAAGCGCAGCAAATACCGGCTTTATCCGGAATGACAGCAGCAATTGAGGATGCCATCCGGATGAATGAGGAACACTGA
- a CDS encoding TraX family protein: MKVLSTIHKIPFRALQRMTLLNPGAVDLVKLLAMLAMLLDHFNTLFLSPLRPELYALGRAAFPLFSLIWAINVNRKPERLQFQANRLWLWAVVTQPVFMLAFRQLDPWYALNILFVFAGTTQLLAWHRQSGTCGLAAGTALLAVLAWPLSPASYGLQGEILTVGLAVIAGSASAQVRYCAGWAVFLSLVTLNGASHLATMPVATLVFATLPTCLFPWMVVTAAQQLMADKHRRWLPARFFYPVYAGHLLLAGTIVYFV; encoded by the coding sequence TTGAAGGTACTGTCAACCATTCACAAAATTCCTTTCAGAGCACTGCAGCGAATGACACTGCTGAATCCCGGAGCAGTGGATTTGGTGAAACTCCTGGCGATGCTGGCCATGCTCCTCGATCACTTCAACACGCTGTTTCTGAGCCCGCTGCGGCCGGAACTGTATGCGCTCGGCAGAGCGGCCTTCCCGTTGTTCAGTCTGATCTGGGCCATCAACGTAAACAGGAAGCCGGAACGTCTGCAGTTTCAGGCAAACCGGTTATGGCTGTGGGCAGTAGTAACCCAGCCGGTATTCATGCTGGCATTTCGCCAACTCGATCCGTGGTACGCGCTGAATATTCTCTTCGTATTTGCCGGCACAACACAACTCCTGGCCTGGCACCGACAGTCCGGAACCTGTGGCCTCGCCGCAGGTACAGCTCTGCTGGCGGTACTTGCCTGGCCATTGTCGCCGGCAAGCTATGGTCTGCAGGGCGAAATTCTGACGGTGGGGCTGGCTGTAATCGCCGGCAGCGCATCAGCGCAGGTTCGGTACTGTGCCGGCTGGGCAGTTTTCCTGTCGCTGGTAACCCTCAACGGCGCCTCACATCTTGCCACCATGCCTGTGGCGACACTTGTGTTTGCCACGTTACCGACGTGTCTTTTTCCCTGGATGGTCGTGACTGCCGCACAGCAGCTCATGGCGGACAAACACCGGCGCTGGCTTCCGGCCCGGTTCTTTTATCCGGTTTATGCGGGGCATCTCCTGCTCGCCGGAACGATAGTGTATTTTGTTTAA
- a CDS encoding type II toxin-antitoxin system VapC family toxin → MKKTYMLDTNICSFIMREQPEAVLKQLEQTVLRGHRIVVSAITYAEMRFGAIGKKASPRHAVLVEAFCARLDAVLAWDRAAVDATTEIKAALTAAGTPIGPNDTAIAGHAIAAGAVLVTNNVREFERVPGLMLEDWTK, encoded by the coding sequence GTGAAAAAGACCTATATGCTCGATACCAATATCTGTTCATTCATCATGCGTGAACAGCCCGAAGCGGTACTGAAGCAGCTGGAGCAGACGGTACTGCGGGGACACCGGATTGTCGTCTCAGCCATTACCTATGCCGAAATGCGGTTCGGTGCCATCGGCAAAAAAGCCTCCCCGCGTCACGCGGTGCTGGTTGAGGCATTCTGTGCGCGGCTTGATGCCGTTCTGGCGTGGGACCGGGCCGCGGTGGACGCGACCACAGAAATCAAGGCGGCGCTGACCGCGGCCGGCACCCCGATAGGTCCGAATGATACGGCGATTGCCGGGCATGCCATTGCAGCCGGCGCCGTACTGGTTACCAATAATGTGCGTGAATTTGAACGTGTTCCGGGACTGATGCTGGAAGACTGGACGAAATAA
- the vapB gene encoding type II toxin-antitoxin system VapB family antitoxin, whose protein sequence is MRTVSVFKNGQNRAIRLPRDMDFEGVSELEIIREGDSIILRPVRPTWGSFAQLDKADPDFMAERADVVSDEGRFDL, encoded by the coding sequence ATGCGTACTGTGTCTGTATTTAAAAATGGCCAGAACCGGGCTATCCGGCTGCCGCGGGATATGGATTTTGAGGGCGTCAGCGAGCTGGAAATCATCCGGGAAGGCGACAGTATCATCCTGCGTCCCGTCCGCCCGACGTGGGGCTCCTTCGCGCAGCTCGACAAAGCAGATCCGGACTTTATGGCGGAGCGCGCCGACGTGGTCAGCGACGAAGGACGATTTGACCTGTGA